A single region of the Vicia villosa cultivar HV-30 ecotype Madison, WI linkage group LG4, Vvil1.0, whole genome shotgun sequence genome encodes:
- the LOC131597610 gene encoding uncharacterized protein LOC131597610 has protein sequence MIIFSLNLRGGGSRAKRKRVGYHIQRGDVDICFIQGTKLSGIECNIVKEMWGDNQVEWSHLDANGASGGILTMWKKDFFNLNFSFRGEGYLGLCVEKEGKLIYFVNVYASCDLTSRKRTWDRLCEFKNNNSKGSWCVGGDFNSVTSLEERIGISTRSYRREITSFKEFIEDMELVDLPTIGGKFTWIKSNGKSMSRIDRFLLSDCFVEDWKVESQYIGERDVSDHAPI, from the coding sequence ATGATTATTTTTTCCTTAAACTTGAGAGGAGGAGGAAGTCGAGCCAAGAGGAAGAGAGTTGGCTATCACATTCAAAGAGGGGACGTTGATATTTGCTTCATTCAAGGGACAAAGCTAAGTGGCATAGAATGTAATATAGTAAAAGAAATGTGGGGAGATAACCAAGTGGAATGGTCGCATTTGGATGCCAACGGAGCGTCGGGAGGCATTCTAACGATGTGGAAAAAGGATTTCTTCAACTTAAACTTTAGTTTCCGAGGTGAGGGGTATCTAGGCCTTTGTGTGGAGAAGGAAGGAAAACTAATTTACTTTGTGAATGTTTACGCTTCTTGTGACTTAACCTCTAGGAAAAGAACTTGGGATAGGTTATGTGAGTTCAAAAACAATAATAGTAAAGGTTCTTGGTGCGTTGGAGGAGATTTCAATTCTGTCACCTCTTTAGAAGAAAGAATTGGGATATCTACTCGTAGCTATAGGAGGGAGATAACAAGCTTTAAAGAGTTTATAGAGGACATGGAGTTGGTGGACCTTCCGACTATAGGAGGAAAGTTTACTTGGATTAAAAGTAATGGCAAGAGTATGAGTAGGATCGATAGATTTCTGCTATCGGATTGTTTTGTTGAAGATTGGAAAGTAGAGAGCCAATATATTGGAGAGAGGGATGTGTCCGACCATGCTCCAATTTAG
- the LOC131599417 gene encoding acidic endochitinase-like: MSSKMQTLILLLVLTISSFTVKASSSDDAGIAIYWGQNNGDGTLSSTCDTGNYKIVLLAFLNVFGSGRPPSWNFAGHCGDWSPCTKLEPEITYCQQKGIKVLLSLGGAIGPYSLSSPNDAKEVSDYLYANFLSGRLGPLGRVTLDGIDFDIEGGTNLYWDDLARNLDNIRQQNRYFYLSAAPQCFLPDYYLDKAIRTGLFDYIFVQFYNNPPCQFDSARSDATLLLRSWHDWTSLVLPNNTVFLGLPASPSAAPSGGYITPDELITKVLPFIKDTPNYGGVMLWDRFNDVTNDYSNRIKKYVQKSALRFVTQVSEAIAESVSAALNAVLQN; the protein is encoded by the coding sequence ATGAGTTCCAAAATGCAAACACTGATCCTTTTGTTAGTCTTAACAATATCCTCATTCACTGTCAAAGCATCATCAAGTGATGATGCCGGCATTGCCATCTACTGGGGTCAAAACAATGGAGATGGCACACTGTCATCAACATGTGACACTGGTAACTACAAGATTGTGCTCTTAGCTTTCCTCAATGTCTTTGGATCAGGAAGACCTCCAAGTTGGAACTTTGCCGGTCATTGCGGTGACTGGAGTCCATGCACAAAACTCGAACCCGAAATAACATATTGTCAACAAAAGGGCATCAAAGTTTTACTTTCCCTTGGAGGTGCTATTGGACCCTACTCTCTTAGCTCACCAAATGATGCTAAAGAAGTTAGTGATTATCTCTATGCTAACTTCCTTAGTGGTCGATTGGGTCCACTTGGACGTGTTACCTTAGACGGtattgattttgatattgaaggagGTACAAATCTTTATTGGGATGACCTTGCTAGAAATCTTGACAACATAAGACAACAAAACAGGTACTTTTACTTGTCTGCTGCCCCACAATGTTTTCTACCAGATTACTATCTAGACAAAGCTATCAGAACTGGCttgtttgattatatatttgtTCAATTCTACAACAACCCTCCATGTCAGTTTGATAGTGCGAGATCTGATGCTACATTGCTGTTACGATCATGGCATGATTGGACATCGTTGGTTCTACCAAATAATACTGTTTTCTTGGGATTACCAGCATCACCTAGTGCAGCTCCAAGTGGTGGTTATATAACACCAGACGAACTCATTACTAAGGTTCTTCCTTTCATTAAAGATACTCCAAATTATGGAGGAGTTATGCTTTGGGACAGGTTTAATGATGTTACAAATGATTACAGCAATCGGATAAAAAAGTATGTTCAAAAATCTGCTCTTCGATTTGTGACACAAGTTTCCGAAGCAATAGCCGAATCTGTCTCGGCAGCTTTGAATGCCGTGTTACAGAATTAA